In one Nocardioides sp. NBC_00368 genomic region, the following are encoded:
- a CDS encoding DUF2399 domain-containing protein, with product MTSRPPADHARAATPLLRTLLDYIARYPKQRVLLVDLQAHAYQEHPTLLGDPTTRTQLANAFTSAAQTGAITLPVGAKSWESHTLPPLPRWVAKPTTPKPSSSAKPARVWPERLRAASLLASRDDEKEALAKIADWLRDHPDPQLVPIEERSLEIFGYEKALTALVDKRLFTTGALTLDLLACHPTPVPLPTVHIPGNGPTRLLVCENHAAYYSATTATRRLADEMRPDIHVAFGGGGQFTVSHAEIVFLDPAPARIRYCGDLDWAGLNIARHAATRYAAAIQPGDPALEPATAHFEWMLAHGAEQPDPSNRDNADTSTLLQWMHGWLPSRLHGPVTDLLVRRVRISQETIGLDTLTAQPHLISEL from the coding sequence GTGACCAGCCGCCCGCCCGCAGACCATGCGCGTGCCGCTACGCCGCTGCTGCGAACGCTGCTCGACTACATTGCCCGGTACCCCAAACAGCGAGTCTTGCTCGTAGATCTGCAAGCGCACGCTTACCAGGAACACCCCACGCTACTTGGCGACCCCACCACCCGCACCCAGCTCGCGAACGCGTTCACCTCTGCCGCACAGACGGGAGCGATCACGCTCCCTGTCGGGGCGAAGAGCTGGGAATCACACACCTTGCCACCATTGCCGCGTTGGGTCGCTAAACCCACCACCCCCAAACCCTCCAGCTCGGCAAAGCCTGCCCGTGTGTGGCCCGAACGTCTCCGAGCCGCCTCCTTGCTTGCTTCCCGCGACGACGAGAAGGAGGCGCTGGCCAAGATCGCCGACTGGCTCCGAGACCACCCCGACCCACAGTTGGTGCCGATCGAGGAACGGTCGCTTGAAATCTTCGGATATGAGAAGGCACTCACCGCTCTCGTTGACAAGCGGCTGTTCACCACTGGTGCGCTCACGCTCGACCTGCTTGCCTGCCACCCCACGCCGGTGCCTCTCCCAACCGTGCACATCCCCGGGAACGGCCCCACCCGATTGCTGGTCTGCGAGAACCACGCCGCCTACTACTCCGCGACGACCGCCACACGTCGGTTGGCAGACGAGATGCGGCCAGACATCCATGTCGCGTTCGGTGGGGGAGGCCAGTTCACCGTCAGCCACGCCGAAATCGTCTTCCTCGACCCCGCCCCGGCGCGAATCCGCTATTGCGGCGACCTGGACTGGGCGGGCCTGAACATCGCCCGTCACGCCGCAACCCGCTATGCCGCCGCCATCCAGCCCGGCGACCCGGCGCTCGAGCCCGCAACCGCACACTTTGAGTGGATGCTGGCCCACGGCGCCGAGCAACCCGACCCCAGCAATCGCGACAACGCAGACACCTCCACTCTGCTCCAGTGGATGCACGGCTGGCTTCCCTCCCGCCTGCACGGACCCGTGACCGATCTGCTTGTCCGGCGCGTCCGCATCAGTCAGGAGACCATCGGGCTTGACACGCTTACGGCCCAGCCGCACCTCATCTCTGAACTTTGA
- a CDS encoding DEAD/DEAH box helicase, with protein sequence MWRHQVYLGVYETEATYQFLHRMFHEDTDAYDERRGGRSACAAVVLDQDGRILEGSAVLSAALWAVGRLCAPGPADPGWAVGFDKAQKRLDDAVDELEGDRRERAGAERVLPQDGESLVCLRDLANRCAALADVEMLNSPLVVISSTAVSAKRAADAAETAVESDFLNSLYLEDLSLVRAQVADGNLGEALDTYLRPEASLKVDDRVDVRQHPDVVDAATSITRLPKGRWPAKATHPLALSQQYAVNTTMDTLAPASGLMGVNGPPGTGKTTMLRDLLAGNVVERARRLAGLASPGEAFITGETIRWVADGHERELPRLRAELTGFEMVVASANNTAVENITVEIPSRGAIDEAWHTRADYFADIATAVLGQNTDPEDPRAGAWGLVAARLGRKKFRSEFRSKFWFDKLSGHDTAADDPAVLGMQKRLSRWAGKEVPHRSWKQAREAFRTAEKRVDELIEERRLAASRLADLPRLTERVGLAAAEIDETTSALTQLKGKARAATAGEKRAATDLAQAAERHARHMSAKPGVLETIFSFGRALREWRTGLRPLVTDLDAHESRHRSLQGALDRVREEVAACEHALESARGCHRTLLARQDELRTACARDRDRYREAYPGVDRADDEREGRAPWLDAELDTARSELFLAALSLHEDFLANGGWRVVRGMRAAIDVVGGAHPADLEPHKLLAAWQFFFLAVPLVSTTFASLGRMFAKLETEALGWLFIDEAGQTAPQYAVGGIWRARRVISVGDPLQLQPVVTIPKKAQRDIAHHYGIAPAWIPPEASVQTLADRVARYGTTLPQGEESVWVSAPLRVHRRCDDPMFTLCNQIAYDGLMVNGVYRKLDDQKNPDTFDALEGPIVTRTRWLDEPAPNPGTHLQPNQIERLKVAIAYLHEKHEIGYADMIAISPFRSVANALEQLAATYPGVIAGTIHTAQGREADVVFLVLGGDPDKPSAKAWAASSVNLVNVAASRAKRRLYIIGDRQAWSKHNYFRQLAAATK encoded by the coding sequence GTGTGGCGTCATCAGGTCTACCTCGGGGTCTACGAGACCGAGGCCACCTACCAGTTCCTGCACCGCATGTTCCACGAAGACACCGACGCCTACGATGAGCGGCGCGGTGGGCGAAGCGCGTGTGCGGCAGTGGTCCTTGACCAGGACGGTCGGATTCTCGAGGGCTCGGCCGTCCTCTCGGCTGCGCTGTGGGCGGTGGGCCGCCTGTGCGCACCTGGCCCGGCCGATCCCGGCTGGGCAGTTGGTTTCGACAAGGCACAAAAGCGTCTCGACGATGCAGTCGACGAGCTCGAGGGTGACCGCCGTGAGCGCGCCGGTGCAGAACGGGTTCTGCCTCAGGACGGGGAGTCTCTGGTCTGTCTGAGGGACCTGGCCAACCGGTGCGCGGCGCTCGCGGACGTTGAGATGCTCAACTCGCCGCTGGTGGTCATCAGCAGCACCGCCGTGTCCGCCAAACGCGCCGCAGACGCGGCCGAAACCGCGGTCGAGAGCGACTTCCTCAACAGCCTCTACCTCGAGGACCTGAGTCTTGTCCGTGCCCAGGTCGCCGACGGGAATCTCGGAGAGGCCCTGGACACCTATCTACGACCCGAGGCTTCCCTCAAGGTCGATGACCGGGTCGACGTGCGCCAGCACCCGGACGTGGTCGACGCGGCCACCTCCATCACCCGCCTACCCAAGGGACGCTGGCCCGCGAAGGCGACCCACCCGTTGGCGCTGAGCCAGCAGTACGCCGTCAACACGACCATGGACACGCTCGCGCCGGCTTCGGGGCTGATGGGTGTCAACGGTCCGCCCGGCACGGGCAAGACGACGATGCTGCGTGACCTGCTGGCCGGCAACGTGGTCGAGCGAGCCCGACGCCTCGCGGGTCTGGCCAGTCCTGGGGAAGCGTTCATCACCGGCGAGACGATCCGATGGGTCGCCGACGGCCACGAACGAGAGTTGCCACGCCTGCGTGCCGAGCTGACCGGCTTCGAGATGGTGGTCGCCTCCGCCAACAACACAGCCGTTGAGAACATCACCGTCGAGATCCCCTCTCGCGGGGCGATCGATGAGGCCTGGCACACCAGGGCCGACTACTTCGCCGACATCGCCACCGCCGTCCTCGGCCAGAACACCGACCCGGAAGATCCCCGTGCGGGGGCATGGGGACTGGTCGCGGCCAGGTTGGGTCGCAAGAAGTTCCGATCCGAGTTCCGCTCCAAGTTCTGGTTCGACAAGTTGTCCGGCCACGACACCGCGGCCGACGACCCCGCAGTGCTCGGCATGCAGAAGCGGCTGAGTAGGTGGGCCGGCAAGGAGGTGCCGCACAGGTCGTGGAAACAGGCCCGCGAGGCATTCCGCACGGCCGAGAAACGCGTAGATGAGCTCATCGAGGAACGACGCCTCGCCGCGAGTCGGCTCGCCGACCTGCCACGACTCACGGAGCGAGTGGGCCTCGCGGCGGCCGAGATCGACGAGACGACCTCGGCACTGACGCAATTGAAGGGGAAGGCACGGGCTGCCACCGCGGGTGAGAAACGCGCCGCGACCGACCTGGCCCAGGCCGCCGAGCGCCACGCCCGCCACATGAGCGCCAAGCCCGGCGTCCTGGAGACGATCTTCTCCTTCGGACGCGCCCTGCGGGAGTGGCGCACCGGCCTGCGGCCGCTGGTCACTGATCTCGACGCTCACGAGAGTCGCCACCGCTCACTCCAAGGGGCCCTGGACCGGGTGCGCGAGGAGGTCGCGGCCTGTGAGCACGCCCTGGAGTCCGCACGAGGATGCCACCGCACTCTCCTCGCACGCCAGGACGAGCTGCGCACCGCCTGTGCCCGGGACCGGGACCGCTACCGCGAGGCGTACCCCGGCGTTGACCGAGCTGACGACGAGCGTGAGGGGCGGGCTCCCTGGCTCGACGCCGAGCTCGACACCGCGCGCTCGGAGCTGTTCTTGGCCGCGCTCAGTCTGCACGAGGACTTCCTCGCCAACGGCGGATGGAGGGTTGTGAGAGGGATGCGGGCTGCCATCGACGTCGTCGGTGGTGCCCACCCGGCCGATCTTGAACCGCACAAACTGCTTGCTGCCTGGCAGTTCTTCTTCCTCGCGGTGCCGCTGGTCTCGACCACGTTCGCCTCACTGGGCCGCATGTTCGCGAAGCTGGAGACCGAGGCGCTCGGCTGGCTGTTCATCGACGAGGCCGGCCAGACGGCACCGCAGTACGCCGTCGGCGGGATCTGGCGTGCACGCCGGGTCATCTCGGTCGGGGACCCGCTCCAGCTGCAGCCAGTCGTGACGATCCCCAAGAAGGCACAGCGCGACATCGCCCACCACTACGGCATCGCCCCTGCATGGATCCCGCCCGAGGCATCGGTCCAGACGCTCGCCGACCGGGTCGCCCGCTACGGGACCACGCTGCCGCAGGGGGAGGAGTCGGTGTGGGTCAGTGCACCGCTGCGCGTCCACCGCCGCTGTGACGACCCGATGTTCACCCTGTGTAACCAGATCGCCTACGACGGGCTCATGGTCAACGGGGTCTATCGCAAGCTCGATGACCAGAAGAACCCCGATACTTTCGACGCCCTCGAGGGGCCTATCGTCACCCGCACCCGGTGGCTGGATGAGCCCGCACCGAACCCGGGCACTCACCTGCAGCCCAACCAGATCGAACGGCTCAAGGTCGCGATCGCCTACCTGCACGAGAAACACGAGATCGGGTACGCCGACATGATCGCGATCTCCCCGTTCCGGTCGGTCGCCAATGCTCTTGAGCAGCTCGCCGCCACCTACCCGGGCGTGATCGCGGGCACCATTCACACCGCTCAGGGCAGGGAAGCAGACGTGGTCTTCCTCGTCCTGGGCGGCGACCCGGACAAGCCGAGCGCCAAGGCATGGGCAGCCTCCTCGGTGAACCTCGTCAACGTCGCGGCCAGCCGCGCCAAACGCCGCCTCTACATCATCGGCGACCGTCAGGCGTGGTCGAAGCACAACTACTTCCGACAACTCGCCGCCGCGACCAAGTAG
- a CDS encoding DEAD/DEAH box helicase has product MIGPVPTSIHELLGDLRATALDKRDQGDRFERLIATYLRSDPEWTAKFEQVWLWPDWPGRDGSRDIGIDLVAKNRDDDGYSAIQCKFYDAGHKVSKADIDSFLAASMRPTYGFTRRYLFDTAAGWSGNAEEELVGVAQRVDIDYLNEAAFDWGAYDWKTPEVLVPTGKKTPRPHQQEAMVEVFAGLETNDRGKLIMACGTGKTFTSLKIAEHLAGTGKSVLFLVPSIQLLSQTLREWMAHSEVDIRPFAVCSDVRVGRKTGDGDDADMSAVDLTEPATTDAATLVTRMSAGKHATDRMTVVFSTYQSIDVIAQAQEAGLAEFDLIICDEAHRTTGATLKGAADSSFVKVHDNAYLRAAKRLYMTATPRVFGDDVRRKANEAEAVLADMDDVALFGPELHRLGFGEAVEADLLTDYKVLVLAVEENYIAENFQVALAESGEIRLDDAAKLIGCWNGLAKHFTADQTDQVDPAPMKTAVAFARDIKASQLAAVSFPIMVDQALQHQGEDDTDDDGSTAEAARNGLRVDARHVDGTMGIHERNSRLAWLKEDAGGGVCRILTNARCLSEGVDVPALDAVLFLTPRGSQVDVVQSVGRVMRKAPGKELGYIILPIVIPSGVAPEDALKDNERYKVVWQVLQALRSHDERFHAMINQIELNKKRSPKLVIDNVTPGEETENPDDGDGSEQMSLDLGFDGFRDAMYARIVQKVGERKYWESWAKDVADIAQSHIIRIKGLLADPASSQAKEFDAFLKGLRDSLNDSITAADAIDMLAQHLVTRPIFEALFEGYSFTETNPVARIMELMLASLDEHPLAAESAALEGFYESVRRRVAGVDNAEGKQRILIELYDKFFAAAFKKTVDKLGIVYTPVEIVDFILRSADDVLRAEFGQGLTDEGVHILDPFTGTGTFLVRLLQSGLIEKHDLARKYASEIHGNEMLLLAYYIATVNIETTYADLAGELTEFPGLVLTDTFQSWEPDDVPDLGIFVENTERLRALKELPITVIVGNPPYSAGQESADDDNQNESYPSLDGEIEKTYAAASSATSKRTLYDSYIRAIKWATLRVQDRGVIAYITNGGFLDSNSADGLRKTLAEEFSSIYIYNLRGNQRTAGEQSRKEGGKIFGGGSRATVAITLLVKDTSKTGAATIHYTDIGDYLSREAKLAKVAEAGTISQLTSATIEPNVHGDWLGQRREDFETFLGLSEAGGLFTLGGPGITTNRDLWVYGWSSEEVDRKVKILVEAYSDAAAGSRVDDPRRISWSRGLRQRAARGEQIAWQAGNVRRTTYRPFTRQQLYLSAQVNEIPGQTPRMFPSPTSVNTALVVIGPRLEASPAVLAVDGIADLSFFSYGAHVCSRWRYEQVEGSGMLDLGGDGEVIDGYRRVDNISDEALKRFHSAYPGEVITKDDIFFYVYGLLHSSEYREAYAADLKKMLPRIPFVADFHGFAEAGRRLSELHLGYESVEPYPLDGLAVQPSGDPYEFFAVGAKKMTYGKATAEQKAAGEKHDRTVIRYNDRITLSGIPLEAYQYMIGSRSAVEWIIDRYYVKTDKASGIVNDPNEWSREIGDPRYILDLIARIVMLSLETMKIVDSLPALTILDAAE; this is encoded by the coding sequence ATGATCGGGCCCGTGCCAACGTCGATTCATGAACTTCTCGGGGACCTCCGGGCGACTGCGCTCGACAAGCGCGACCAGGGCGACCGGTTCGAACGCTTGATCGCCACCTACCTGCGCTCAGACCCGGAGTGGACCGCCAAGTTCGAGCAGGTGTGGCTGTGGCCGGATTGGCCAGGTCGCGACGGCTCTCGCGACATCGGGATCGACCTGGTCGCGAAGAATCGCGACGATGACGGCTACTCGGCGATCCAGTGCAAGTTCTACGATGCCGGGCACAAGGTGTCCAAGGCCGACATCGACTCGTTCTTGGCCGCGTCGATGCGCCCCACCTACGGCTTCACTCGCCGGTATCTCTTCGACACCGCGGCCGGTTGGTCTGGCAACGCTGAGGAGGAGCTCGTCGGTGTCGCCCAGCGCGTCGATATCGACTATCTCAACGAGGCGGCGTTCGACTGGGGTGCCTACGACTGGAAGACCCCCGAGGTGCTTGTCCCGACGGGCAAGAAGACGCCTCGGCCCCACCAGCAGGAGGCGATGGTCGAGGTTTTCGCGGGACTTGAGACCAACGACCGAGGCAAGCTGATCATGGCCTGCGGTACCGGGAAGACCTTCACATCGCTGAAGATCGCCGAGCACCTGGCCGGGACGGGCAAGAGTGTGCTGTTCCTGGTGCCGTCGATCCAGTTGCTCTCCCAGACTCTGCGGGAGTGGATGGCCCACAGCGAGGTCGACATCCGGCCCTTTGCGGTCTGCTCTGATGTTCGTGTTGGCCGCAAGACGGGCGATGGGGACGACGCTGACATGTCGGCGGTCGACCTGACCGAGCCTGCGACCACTGACGCAGCCACCCTGGTGACCCGTATGAGCGCAGGCAAGCATGCCACCGACCGGATGACGGTCGTGTTCTCGACCTACCAGTCCATCGACGTCATCGCTCAGGCCCAGGAGGCCGGTCTGGCCGAATTCGACCTGATCATCTGCGACGAGGCTCACCGCACCACGGGCGCCACGCTCAAGGGCGCGGCTGACTCGTCATTCGTGAAGGTGCACGACAACGCCTACTTGCGTGCCGCCAAGCGGCTCTACATGACGGCCACCCCGCGTGTCTTCGGCGACGATGTACGCCGCAAGGCCAACGAGGCCGAGGCCGTGCTCGCCGACATGGACGACGTGGCCTTGTTCGGTCCCGAGCTGCACCGGCTTGGGTTCGGCGAGGCGGTTGAGGCCGACTTGTTGACCGACTACAAGGTGCTCGTCCTGGCCGTCGAGGAGAACTACATCGCGGAGAACTTCCAGGTCGCATTGGCCGAGTCAGGCGAGATCCGGCTCGACGACGCCGCGAAGCTGATCGGCTGCTGGAACGGCCTCGCCAAGCACTTCACCGCAGACCAGACCGACCAGGTCGACCCCGCGCCGATGAAGACAGCGGTCGCCTTCGCCCGCGACATCAAGGCCTCGCAGCTGGCTGCCGTCAGCTTCCCGATCATGGTCGACCAGGCATTGCAACATCAGGGAGAAGACGACACAGACGATGACGGCAGTACCGCCGAAGCCGCACGTAACGGCCTTCGGGTCGATGCACGCCACGTCGACGGCACGATGGGCATCCATGAGCGCAACAGCCGCCTGGCGTGGCTGAAAGAGGATGCAGGCGGTGGAGTCTGCCGCATCCTGACCAACGCGCGGTGCCTCTCAGAAGGCGTCGACGTGCCGGCGTTGGATGCGGTTCTTTTCCTGACGCCGCGTGGTTCCCAGGTCGACGTGGTCCAGTCAGTAGGTCGGGTGATGCGGAAGGCCCCAGGCAAGGAGCTCGGCTACATCATCCTGCCGATTGTGATCCCCTCTGGTGTAGCACCGGAGGATGCGCTCAAGGACAACGAGCGGTACAAGGTCGTGTGGCAGGTGCTGCAGGCGCTGCGGTCACACGACGAGCGCTTCCACGCGATGATCAACCAGATCGAGCTCAACAAGAAGCGCTCACCGAAGCTCGTCATCGACAACGTCACCCCTGGCGAGGAGACCGAGAACCCCGACGATGGTGACGGCTCGGAGCAGATGAGCCTCGACCTCGGCTTCGACGGGTTCCGTGACGCCATGTATGCCCGCATTGTGCAGAAGGTCGGGGAGCGCAAATATTGGGAGAGCTGGGCCAAGGACGTCGCTGATATCGCCCAGTCCCACATCATCCGCATCAAGGGTCTCCTCGCCGACCCCGCCTCATCTCAAGCCAAGGAGTTCGACGCGTTCCTCAAGGGACTGCGCGACTCTCTCAACGACTCGATCACCGCGGCTGATGCGATCGACATGCTCGCACAGCACCTGGTCACACGCCCGATCTTCGAGGCACTGTTCGAGGGCTACTCGTTCACCGAGACAAACCCGGTGGCTCGGATCATGGAGCTGATGCTCGCCTCGCTCGACGAGCATCCGCTGGCCGCTGAGAGCGCTGCGCTGGAAGGCTTCTACGAGTCGGTGCGTCGCAGGGTCGCGGGTGTCGACAACGCGGAGGGTAAGCAGCGCATCCTGATCGAGCTATACGACAAGTTTTTCGCCGCTGCGTTCAAGAAGACCGTCGACAAGCTTGGCATCGTCTATACCCCCGTCGAGATCGTTGACTTCATCCTGCGTTCTGCTGACGACGTGCTTCGAGCCGAGTTCGGCCAGGGCCTTACCGACGAGGGCGTCCATATCCTCGACCCGTTTACAGGCACCGGCACCTTCCTCGTACGGCTGCTGCAGTCCGGACTGATCGAGAAGCACGACTTGGCACGTAAGTACGCGAGTGAGATTCATGGCAACGAGATGCTCCTGCTGGCGTACTACATCGCCACTGTCAACATCGAGACCACCTACGCTGACCTCGCCGGTGAGCTGACCGAATTCCCAGGACTGGTGCTGACAGACACCTTCCAGTCGTGGGAACCCGACGACGTCCCCGATCTAGGCATCTTCGTGGAGAACACCGAGCGGCTGCGGGCGCTCAAAGAGCTGCCGATCACGGTCATCGTCGGCAACCCGCCATACTCTGCTGGTCAAGAGTCAGCAGACGACGACAACCAGAACGAGTCATACCCCTCGCTTGACGGCGAAATCGAAAAGACGTACGCCGCCGCGTCTTCGGCGACATCAAAGCGGACCCTGTATGACTCCTACATCCGGGCTATCAAGTGGGCCACCTTGCGCGTCCAGGACCGCGGTGTCATCGCGTACATCACCAACGGTGGCTTCCTCGACTCCAACAGCGCCGACGGACTACGCAAGACCCTCGCGGAGGAGTTCTCCTCGATCTACATCTACAACCTCCGTGGCAACCAGCGCACCGCCGGCGAACAGTCCCGCAAGGAGGGAGGCAAGATCTTCGGCGGTGGCAGTCGAGCAACCGTCGCCATCACGTTGCTCGTCAAGGACACATCGAAGACCGGAGCCGCCACGATCCACTACACCGACATCGGTGACTACCTCAGCCGAGAGGCGAAGCTCGCGAAGGTGGCTGAGGCCGGAACCATCTCTCAGCTGACCTCGGCCACAATCGAGCCCAATGTCCACGGCGACTGGCTCGGGCAACGGCGAGAGGACTTCGAGACGTTCCTCGGGCTGTCGGAGGCGGGTGGCCTGTTCACCCTTGGCGGGCCTGGAATCACGACGAACCGCGACCTTTGGGTTTACGGCTGGTCCTCCGAAGAAGTCGACCGCAAGGTCAAGATCCTGGTTGAGGCCTACAGTGACGCCGCTGCCGGATCGCGTGTGGACGACCCGCGAAGGATCAGCTGGTCGCGCGGGCTTAGGCAGCGCGCTGCTCGTGGAGAGCAGATCGCCTGGCAAGCGGGAAACGTTCGGCGTACAACCTACCGCCCGTTCACCCGCCAGCAGCTCTACTTGTCGGCGCAGGTCAACGAGATCCCCGGTCAAACACCTCGGATGTTTCCCAGCCCAACCAGCGTCAACACGGCGCTGGTGGTGATCGGCCCGCGCCTGGAGGCTTCGCCAGCCGTGCTTGCAGTCGATGGCATCGCGGACTTGTCGTTCTTTTCTTACGGGGCCCACGTCTGCTCCCGCTGGCGCTACGAGCAGGTAGAAGGCTCCGGGATGCTCGACCTCGGCGGCGATGGCGAGGTGATCGACGGCTACCGGCGTGTCGACAACATCTCTGACGAAGCGCTGAAGCGGTTCCACTCGGCGTACCCGGGCGAGGTGATCACGAAGGATGACATCTTCTTCTACGTCTATGGTCTGTTGCACTCGTCGGAGTACAGAGAGGCGTACGCCGCGGATCTGAAGAAGATGCTTCCGCGGATCCCGTTCGTGGCAGACTTCCATGGGTTCGCCGAGGCGGGCCGCCGGTTGAGCGAGCTGCATCTGGGATATGAGTCGGTGGAGCCGTACCCGCTCGACGGCCTCGCTGTGCAGCCGTCGGGCGACCCGTACGAGTTCTTCGCTGTCGGCGCCAAGAAGATGACCTATGGCAAGGCGACTGCGGAGCAGAAGGCCGCGGGAGAGAAGCATGACCGCACGGTGATCCGCTACAACGACCGGATCACCTTGTCCGGAATCCCGCTCGAGGCGTACCAGTACATGATCGGCAGCAGGTCTGCAGTCGAGTGGATCATCGACCGGTACTACGTCAAGACCGACAAAGCCTCGGGGATCGTCAACGACCCGAATGAGTGGTCCCGTGAGATCGGCGACCCGCGCTACATCCTCGATTTGATCGCGCGGATCGTGATGCTGAGCCTGGAGACGATGAAGATCGTGGACTCATTGCCAGCTCTGACGATCCTCGATGCAGCGGAGTGA
- a CDS encoding endonuclease/exonuclease/phosphatase family protein: protein MSYRIGTWNLENLFRPGDDGPSSKDEYHAKLTSLAAVIDDLGTDVLCVQEVGDPDALTDLVKLLDGPWHTALADPDGRGIRCGIISTRDLTEVDQIAAFPDTLQPVQVDDDGTTIMAMGRPALKATVTLGGTSLTVISAHLKSKLLSYPGGRFAPKDEGERARYGFYALARRAGEATALRAGADLAVDGSGAKHAVLVAGDLNDEPKAATTQILLGPGGSEIGTRGFDKPDKGDATRLWNLAPKIPEAERYSRVYQGATRSSTTSSSPRLWSRRSPPSPRAPRSLAGHHRSTTTRRCAGTSPAPTTDRWSLTSTCEHPTREHTTISGGRPRYADIDNTP from the coding sequence ATGAGCTACCGCATCGGCACGTGGAACCTGGAGAACCTGTTCCGTCCAGGAGACGATGGACCATCCTCGAAAGACGAGTACCACGCCAAGCTGACCTCGCTCGCAGCGGTGATCGACGACCTGGGAACCGATGTGCTCTGCGTCCAGGAGGTCGGTGACCCGGATGCGCTCACGGACTTGGTCAAGCTCCTCGACGGCCCTTGGCACACCGCGCTCGCCGATCCTGATGGCCGGGGTATCCGTTGCGGGATCATCTCCACACGCGACCTGACCGAGGTCGACCAGATCGCGGCCTTCCCGGACACGCTGCAGCCGGTCCAGGTCGACGATGACGGCACCACGATCATGGCGATGGGCCGCCCCGCGCTCAAGGCCACCGTCACGCTGGGAGGCACCAGTCTCACGGTGATCTCGGCGCACCTGAAGTCGAAGCTGCTTTCCTACCCAGGAGGACGGTTCGCGCCGAAGGATGAGGGCGAGCGGGCCAGGTACGGCTTCTACGCCCTGGCGCGACGCGCAGGGGAGGCGACCGCGCTGCGGGCTGGTGCTGACCTGGCCGTCGATGGTTCAGGCGCCAAGCACGCCGTGCTGGTCGCGGGTGATCTCAACGACGAGCCCAAGGCCGCGACCACCCAGATCCTGCTCGGCCCGGGCGGCTCCGAGATCGGCACCCGAGGGTTCGACAAGCCAGACAAGGGGGATGCGACAAGGCTGTGGAACCTTGCTCCGAAGATCCCCGAGGCCGAGCGGTACTCACGTGTCTACCAGGGCGCAACGAGATCATCGACCACATCCTCGTCTCCAAGGCTCTGGTCGAGACGGTCACCGCCGTCACCGCGGGCTCCGCGGAGCTTGGCCGGACACCATCGGTCAACGACGACCCGAAGGTGCGCCGGGACAAGCCCGGCTCCGACCACCGACCGGTGGTCGCTGACTTCGACCTGTGAACACCCGACCCGCGAGCACACGACGATCTCCGGAGGACGCCCGCGCTACGCAGATATTGACAACACGCCATAG
- a CDS encoding immunity protein YezG family protein, protein MLVENQSQLEKLGHALMGAVNGDWSEIVLEVSAAGALTDTGLHVVRPDGIEDWSVKPTVEVFDASKALRRGMYQPDKGTWYSATARLDRDGQLDVDFDYDNPPLDGDAEDELLLKDQVLFPRDAGHLPDWHPAHE, encoded by the coding sequence ATGCTCGTGGAGAACCAATCGCAGTTGGAGAAGCTAGGACATGCGTTAATGGGCGCCGTCAACGGTGACTGGTCGGAAATAGTGCTCGAGGTCTCGGCAGCGGGGGCGCTGACCGACACCGGACTCCACGTGGTGCGTCCAGACGGCATTGAAGACTGGTCGGTGAAGCCCACGGTTGAGGTATTCGATGCATCCAAGGCGCTTCGCCGCGGCATGTACCAGCCCGACAAGGGCACTTGGTACAGCGCGACGGCGCGCCTTGACCGCGACGGCCAGCTCGACGTGGATTTCGACTACGACAACCCGCCCCTCGATGGCGACGCGGAGGATGAGCTTCTTCTGAAGGATCAGGTGTTGTTCCCGCGCGACGCCGGCCACCTTCCTGACTGGCATCCTGCCCACGAGTGA
- a CDS encoding immunity protein YezG family protein gives MGETEDKTSTLIQSIGRGMADSVPPGWARLELRVSGAGGMTDSRLTVVASDTTEDRTPTLVKQARRAVATLRKTMFQPGNGTWYNATFIITPEGNLEAEYDYDTRPFDGFAHDDLLKDDQRMWPRSPGNLPDWHPARA, from the coding sequence ATGGGCGAGACTGAAGACAAGACCAGCACCCTGATCCAGAGCATCGGGAGAGGGATGGCCGACTCGGTGCCACCAGGTTGGGCACGACTCGAGCTCCGCGTGTCTGGAGCCGGCGGAATGACCGACAGCCGCCTGACCGTCGTCGCGTCCGACACCACCGAGGATCGAACGCCAACCCTCGTGAAGCAGGCTCGTCGTGCTGTCGCCACGTTGCGCAAGACGATGTTCCAGCCGGGCAACGGCACTTGGTACAACGCCACATTCATCATCACCCCTGAGGGCAACCTCGAGGCCGAGTACGACTACGACACGCGGCCATTCGACGGCTTCGCACACGACGACCTCCTCAAGGACGACCAGCGGATGTGGCCACGATCCCCGGGTAACCTTCCCGACTGGCACCCAGCGAGGGCGTGA